The following nucleotide sequence is from Flavobacteriales bacterium.
TAGTAGAGTCTTTTAAGAACTCTCGAGCGGCTCGTATCAAATCAATACAAGCAGTTGCTTGCGATTGCCAGTGGTGGTATGGGTGAATGCCTTCATTTACTCCCATGCCAAGGTAATCGGCCATAACAGTTATATATCCATTGCCTGCGAAGAATAGCCCCTCTCCTAGTTCGTATCCATTTGAAGGAGCATTTCTGCTGCTAAAGGAAGTTCCATGCTGGAGGGCAACCAATGGCATCGTGTTACACGCTTTGTTTGGAATTAAGATTGCTCCTGAAGCTATGGTTGGTTCGCCGAATACATCTATGGTATTGTATACAATCTTAAAGGCCTGTACTGGGTTGAGGTTCATCGAATCGGTTCTCCAATCCCAATCGTTAAGTTCGTATTCTACCTCCTCCGTTTTGTAGTGATATATCTTTTCGCTGCTCACTAAATACTTTCCTGAACAAACGGAAACAGATAGTAAAACAGGCAGAAGTACAAATAGAAATTTCATGCTTATTTGGTTAATTATTCGCACTCGCAACATGGCATACATTCGTTTCTCTGCGATATTTTTTCTTGGTTTATTACTCCTTTTGATGTGGAAATGTAGGCCACTTTTCCTGGTGCAGCTTCTCCTTTTCTACCTCCACCAGTATCGGCAAAAAACATGAGATCTTTTCCGCACGCTATTTTGAAATTGTCTTTGTAGGTCTTAAAGAGTTCTCCATTTGCATACATCTTTAGTTGCTTTTCTTTGTCTCGTGTAATTACGAGATAATGCCATTGGTCCGATTTATATTTCCCAGCTCTATGGCTACTTCTATTCCAAAGGTCGTAGGTATTATCCACCGGACTAGCATACAATCCATTGTCACCTTTCCCCCAATAAATCAACCGATTCCAATATTCCTGTTGTCCCTTTTCATAATACCAGGTATATAATTTGAAGTACAGCTCAATGGTGTATTCTCCATCGCAGTTTATGCTAATTGGATCTACAGTTAGGCCACAATCCATGTCGAAAGCATAGACAGATTTATTTTTGCATGAATCAATATCTTCTATGGAGAAAGTGCCATAGCATGATTTGTTTTTAGCGTTCATAGGTAGGGATTCACCCCTTTTGTAAAAGTCGGCGAAGGTTGTATCGCACAAGTAAACGCTGTTTGGAAAAGGAAACTCCCCATACTTTACAGTAAACTCATCTAAAGACACTTTTCGCTCTTCTAAAAGGATGGTCCTTCGGTTTTTTTGGAAGTCAATATTTATTGATTTGGCTACGTATCCGAGATGTGAGAATACCAATAATCTGTTTTTATAAACTACCGGAATGTCTAACTCGAACTCTCCGTCTTGGTTAGTTGTAGTGCCAATAGGAACACCTTTTACTTGCGCATTTACAAAGGCAATACCTTTGTTTGTTATGGCATTTTTAATCTCCCCTTTAAACCGAAGGGTACTCGCATTATCAGTTTGACTCACACCGAGTGTAGAGAAGAAAAGGATGTAAAGGAAGAATAGGAGATGTTTCAGCTTATTAAGTATCAGGGTGTTTATGATTATTCTAAGTTACTGTTTAGTTCTTAAATGTCGAAAAATGGAATAGGTAACTGTTCACTATGCGACGAATTAGTACTTTATTACAATTTGATAAATTCGCCTTAATTCAAGTAATGAATATATGTCTAAAATTAATCCTGAAATAGTCGACTTCCTCAACGAGAAAGTAATTCAATATAACCGACCCAGTTTTATTGAGAGCGATCCTATTTCTATTCCACATCAGTTTAG
It contains:
- a CDS encoding carboxypeptidase-like regulatory domain-containing protein — its product is MSQTDNASTLRFKGEIKNAITNKGIAFVNAQVKGVPIGTTTNQDGEFELDIPVVYKNRLLVFSHLGYVAKSINIDFQKNRRTILLEERKVSLDEFTVKYGEFPFPNSVYLCDTTFADFYKRGESLPMNAKNKSCYGTFSIEDIDSCKNKSVYAFDMDCGLTVDPISINCDGEYTIELYFKLYTWYYEKGQQEYWNRLIYWGKGDNGLYASPVDNTYDLWNRSSHRAGKYKSDQWHYLVITRDKEKQLKMYANGELFKTYKDNFKIACGKDLMFFADTGGGRKGEAAPGKVAYISTSKGVINQEKISQRNECMPCCECE